AATCCACACTCTCACATACAATAAGTAAtacttattacaatattaactcATTTATCAACTAATTACTGACTCAAGCCCAACATggcacttaataaaatttgaaatttgcgAAATCCAATTAGTGTAcagaataaaaatcttaaatataatttcgttACATGGATTAAATTCGATGCATAGAGGCACTTACAAccttaattaaactttatatatgaCAATAAAATATGCTATACGTTTATATGAATCACAATGTACGTTATATCTGTGTGTAATGGTAGCCCAGATCTTATCTgttggttttttttacatttatgcaAAGAAATGTACAACGATGCAACTGCTGGCTTTCTTGGTGTTGTGGCGTgttggtgtgtgtgtgtgtgtgttggtCGGTTGACAAAACCAAATCAATTGAAAAGGAGTAAAAAATGATTGTATATCCACTAATACTACtttttagaaaacatttaGATTTTTGACGGTCTGTCAAAGTTGAAgcttgacaattgacaaagCTTAATTGCGTcagcataaaataattaatgaagaCGTAGATTTAGACAAATCGTTAGCCTAGACCTTTGTTCACACTTGGTCCACGATTACGTCATATTTACTGGCATTCACCTGTTgcacagtatttttttctagaacGTGACCAACctaattttaatgtcatataaataaagttttgttaaTTCACATAAAAGTACATTCTTAAAGTCTCTAAAATTTCGTTtccatattaatatatgtagcTATCTatgacttataataaatataagaaatgccgtcaataaagcttttttactTAAACGGAATTATTTAGCgcaatttttgatatttatcgATTCGAATGAATCATagattaaatataagatttcACGGAatgtaataagataaaaagatACAAGGATGGccttataaaactattaatagtatttatttcacCTCCACTGTTTCAACAATATGTGTAAACAAAATCTTGTTCTAGTAAGTAAAagtcaaatttaaaacatgtttgAAACTCCTATGAATTAAACATTCCAATTTAGATAATTcgaattctaataatattcattttttgtaACCGAAgcagttattaaatatttggctCCAACTTTACATTATTGAGACAAATggaatataatttcataaatcctattgtttaaaaatttgttcatTTTAAAGCGAGGTTTAATCAGTGCAAGAATAAGACACCCTTATTGTGAAACGAAAATCATTTCGTCatcaatttcaatataaaaaacgaCGCCATTTTGGTCCCTTCTTTAtccaaaaatattcaaaaaaggaaatgttaaaaacaattCTATTCGGCGTAGACAATAAATAGCGGCTATGTTGTTCcacagataatataatttgtcacGACTGATAAATTACCCATCGAATCTAAACCCACAGAtaggtaatataatttgtCAAGAAGACAGATTAATTATCCATCGAACAGCATTTGACACTTCAATTTATTCTGTAATTTTCTTGATCATCATAGTTGCTCAATAAGGGTGAATTTTGTCGGTTTGCAAATGGTCAGCAGGCGCAACTTTTATTCCCTCCGAGGTCTCGACTGTTCTCGCCATTTGCGATCTTGTGGTCCAGTGCGATCCTTTCGCCGTCCTTGTCGTTGTTCTGCAGCAGTTTATCGTTAAGAAGAATctggaaataatatttttgtgtcaattatacgtgttaaattttttctcatatatatagtaaataacaattttttctataaattcatCACAGAatctagatattttatatgttctggcattactaaaataataactagGGTTGATTGGATACATTTTGTATGCGATTTATACAAAACCAATTTGAATTCAATTAAGATTCGTTCTTATCATGTAggtggtatttttttacaaataaagcaATAAAGTAAGAATCTATTTaagtgtattataaatatatatttttcctaaatgaattaatgttcCTTTATTACAGTAGgataatatagtaattttacCTAAAACCATATTGAATTATACACCTATGCTTCCCTTGCAACAAAAAACACTATAACTGAAAACACGCTACTGAAAGAACTTAACTCGAATTATTCGTTAGCATTATAGATTACCTACTTTAAAAAACTCAAAGATTATAAATTGCTCAACGATCGGCTTTCACGCAAGATGAAGAGATAAAGTGATATTAATAAGCtctttatgtaaaaaacatctataaattattcattaatgCTCACCAGCTAAGCGTAAGAGCTGAAACATATTATTTGAAGTTTAATACGCCATTTTACTCCAgatgaaatttgttttatatatttagctacaaatgaaatatgtttaaaaactaacaaagtttcaaatcattttcaataaaaattacgatCTTATATCCGTAAATTCTCTTAAAATCACGTCAAATGTCAAAGTCTAAACTTAATTTGAGAAAGAAAACGAACGTCTGTCATATCCAAAAAATGGTAAGCGTTGCAAGATACATCATGATTTGACATTTGAAAGCTCTCCTTACTGGCTCTTTCATAGGCCTATATCACATTgtgtaatagaaaaaatattagaacatTAACCGCTAGCTCCTACGCCACAATATCTCGATCAAAAAACCGGATTGGGGTTTTTATCGCCTACACCGTAACCAGCAACTAAAAAATTCTCTATGGTTTGTTTCAACTTATTGCACAATATTGTGAAACACCATAGTCAAGACAATCGTGTAGCTTAACGTACCTAACGACCTTCTAATATATCTTAAgttagtataaattattactttacgaTTAAAACAACCTGACATTGATTTCAATAAATCTgtcccttttcatcacagcgtaaagACATTGGTCAGAAAGGGGCTAAAAGAGTGCTTTTGTTGGAAGAGCAAAGACTGAGGTGAGATTTTTGACAAGTCATATCACACAAGTTATAGTCctataaaactgtaaaattaCAAACGACATTTACTACTTTGTGTTTTTCGTGAGTAAGTATGAAAATcgaatatgtttaattaaaaaaatcaggaACTAACAACTTAGTTGGTGCTCAAGCaagtttttagtataaataaatgccggtggcatttattttacaattttaaactgtgtaacaattttaaatcgaTATTCCTTTGCTATAATCAGAATGAAGCAACAAGGTCAGACCAATTTTACCATTTATAAATGAGAAATCGATCTGACAGATGCTAATTCAACAGACTATAATATCTACTACACAAAATatgaataacattaaaaattatgcatacactaaaatttattgcaattatattaaaattcagtaGAAATAACACTAAAATTCAACGACAAAACATAAAAGCTAGAATAGaattgaatttgtatttttaaggtCATAACTTGACATTGACATTCCTTAATAATTCAACTATTTTCATATCCTTAAATGACAGTCgcgtttgtttaaaaatacattcaataatatattttaatatagactCAGTTGACTTGtttattaaatgcatttaGTTTGTAGGTTTATTACCCGATGAAACGATTCTTAAATTACGAAATATATGTAGGCACTGCATGTACCCTTTTGCAACAAACTTCTCCGTAGTGAACTTGGCCACACTCGCGCGAAATATCACACGACTCGAAGGAGATTCGCCCTAAACGAGCCTAAGCACACCTCTTGTAAGGAATTGTATAACAGGAAGCACAACGGATAAtcggtattatttttttaatgttttctattgtttttattgttatcttttttcacctagttttaattactggatgagtaattaaaactaggtgaaattttattaacgttTATTAATTCGCAATAACATTTAGTTACGGTGACAGTTATTATACCTAGAAAACTAGGATAAAAAAAGAGTgagtgtacttatgtacacgcgttagaagttattaatagttattataagttattatactaaatttttccataaactaaactaaattccatataaaaataactaaaatgcagtagtgattaacgatatattatataaatattaaaattattcaaaaaagattttatttaaataaataaataataagtaaatactatcaccgtcgtatatgaaattgttttcaaaacgccaaaataatatttatttattcatactgtTTGACTGTACTGTTACGAatcacgtgttctaaatataaaaatactagtataTACAACTTGAATATAGTTATTGAATACTATGCCACATatacctaactttacgatgtcgaatttaagtgttggtgtgcgcgcacatcgtaaaaattcactctcataatttttctccattgcgccaaaagaagtataacttcaaaaaaaattaccttattTACTAAAGATCTGGCCGCTTCttcaatgttaatattttctttggcCGACGTCTCAAACCATCCCGCGAAGCCTTTTTCCCGACAATATTCATCCATTTTCGCCGGTGAATTCACTATTCCTTCTTTTTGTTGGtcacactaaataaattataaaaaatagtatttattactgatatatattttaaaatatacgacATACgtaagaacaaaaaaatagcttcataaaattaaaacactttcCTATCTCAACAAGAAAACGAGTTGATTACttcttatacattataattacattcaaCCAGTTATAGTATGATGTTGATATGTGATTGAATGTAATATCATGATTACATCGACACAAATTTATGTTAggagatattttaataaaacaaaataataaggaATGGAtgtgataatattttgatgACTCATATcaatcttatataaataattcaaatatttttcaaaagttaGTACcgtctaaattattaattcaagttTAGAAACTAGGAGTTCAAACAGTGATCTATATGCTacacaaaacaatttacaaaaaaaatattttacataagcgtttttttacaaaagagTATAACTGGAGACATCAATTGATAGATGCAACATATGAATATTAACATACGTATAATAAAGtgattaaatcataaatatccAATCCCATTTTAATCCCATATCTAAAGTaacattatattctttaaatattacggCTATGAGACCCTTGATCATATTTATTGGCTTTGATAGCTACGtcatctaatatttaaaattaagttaaagattgtctatatttataaaaagttttaatttaatctgcTCACCAACGAGTACAGATTGAGGTGATGACAAATTTGCATTGCACAATGCACATGCGATTGAGAATCAATGACATTCAACTAAGAATTTAAGTAGGACGGTGGCTATagtctgatttttaattctgtagaattctgacagctataattttttgacatgtcagcagattacaaacctttttggccagtcaaatttttcaattttaatacggATATGATGTTCAGACTGAACATCTGAGtatctatacatacattttatttgtgaatgtctccattttattaagtgtGAGCACCACACGTAATAAAATGGAGTAAACACATTAAAAGTGGTTTCACGGTAAGTGATAATTGCGTCCCTTTTCACAGTAAAATCGCGCAAGTAAAgattacagtttttttaaatgtttactaaACTTGGAATTAGTAGACAGTGATGCCTGCTGAAGAATAAAATACAGTCATTAAAGTTAATTCGATATATTGTTCGagattttaaatagtatttgttatttttgtattaggtaacttcagtaattaaatatttaagatttacctttttgtaggtaaagtattttaaatggaTCAAATTTTTCCCTTTTTCGGTGGAGAGcatttttttagtaacaaCACTAATGAAATATCAGAATTCTACGTAAtgaaaaatcagagtataatATCATTATGGTAAGTGatcatattaatacaaatggTTGTACCTTATTCGCCAGTAATATGCAGGGTATGGGCGATCCATCTGGTAACTGAACTTTTGTATCCAGGTCATTCTTCCACTTCACCACGGCGTCAAAGGTCGCAACTCTCGATACGTCAAACACTATGAACGCGCCAACAGCCTCTTTGTAGTAGACACGGGTCATATTGCCAAACCGCTCTTGCcctaaaacaaagaaaatatgcTTAAAATGAGTATTATGTATCCAAAAGGAAAAATAACCTACCTTCACAAGTACATAAGCGTGTGTAAAATGTGTGTAAGTATTTAcatatgttaattttgtttaaattctttgtataaaagaatttaaaaaatgcaattcCCACCATTTTTGTATTCTAAGTAGgaatacgtaaaaaaataaattttataatatcacgGTAGTTAAAGGCGCAACGATGACTAGctcgatttatttttgaagaatTGTAAGTACATGAGAATAAGTCGTATAGTTCAGACATACataaaagatttttcatttgtttatcgCCTACTCAAAATCTAGTTTTTGTACTACGCTAtcccaataaaaaaaacatagataATTTGAtcttgaaatttgaaatagaTTTCGAGAAGAAACAGCTAGAATTTGGGTGTCACAACACGTGACATGTCTCGCTTGATCCAATTTGACACATGTCATTTTATACTTAACTTTAGATGTCTATGGAATGTAACGAGAACGGTCATTTGGCTTCGTTTAAGTAAAGTGATTTATCATTTCAGTCTTTTCGTTTTTCAAAGACACCTCGTAATTTTCCACAAATAAATGCGATTGACTGGCTTCGTGCTACAAATAGCGTGATATAATGTGTAGAAATCCATTAAGAAAACGTGTTTAAAAACTATCACTCAAGGATAGAACACGTGAACACGCAACCGCCATCTTTTTACTCACATTGAGtgagtataataaattacaaattaactaTCCCAGACAACACACGTGAGAGAACttgtaaaaaacaaataaaagtaaaacaatataagaCAGCGCATTGGCAGGCGCTCGGGAGAAAAAAAGACATGGCATTAAACAAACGTACatgtaaatcacagaacagatttgtattttgttttttacttaagtaactttaatgacgttgtggtttatgacattttcctttgaataataGTATTAGAAGGAGGGTAAAACTTTCTCAGtatcttgcccgttcttctcagaacttGAActtggtagttttgcgaacggatggcgtagtcttGCTCTTACGGGAATTtggtaaacgtttttgacattcttaagcatgccctaagacgcataaactgaataaacgaattttaattttgattttgaaacaTTCACCGGCATGATATTGTCAAGAAGATTTGCTCCCAGTAGATGCAGAGAAGCCAGTGCAGGGCTTACTGAAGGAGG
This sequence is a window from Pieris rapae chromosome 20, ilPieRapa1.1, whole genome shotgun sequence. Protein-coding genes within it:
- the LOC110993121 gene encoding ras-related protein Rab-32 isoform X6, yielding MSPKQHRCSHATSSTERREHLYKILVIGELGTGKTSIIKRYVHQFFSQHYRATIGVDFALKVLNWDANTIIRLQLWDIAGQERFGNMTRVYYKEAVGAFIVFDVSRVATFDAVVKWKNDLDTKVQLPDGSPIPCILLANKCDQQKEGIVNSPAKMDEYCREKGFAGWFETSAKENINIEEAARSLVNKILLNDKLLQNNDKDGERIALDHKIANGENSRDLGGNKSCAC
- the LOC110993121 gene encoding ras-related protein Rab-32 isoform X7; this encodes MPFSHATSSTERREHLYKILVIGELGTGKTSIIKRYVHQFFSQHYRATIGVDFALKVLNWDANTIIRLQLWDIAGQERFGNMTRVYYKEAVGAFIVFDVSRVATFDAVVKWKNDLDTKVQLPDGSPIPCILLANKCDQQKEGIVNSPAKMDEYCREKGFAGWFETSAKENINIEEAARSLVNKILLNDKLLQNNDKDGERIALDHKIANGENSRDLGGNKSCAC
- the LOC110993121 gene encoding ras-related protein Rab-32 isoform X3; its protein translation is MNVDNNNFSSGLYHLKLGVVHLQGYLDRSHATSSTERREHLYKILVIGELGTGKTSIIKRYVHQFFSQHYRATIGVDFALKVLNWDANTIIRLQLWDIAGQERFGNMTRVYYKEAVGAFIVFDVSRVATFDAVVKWKNDLDTKVQLPDGSPIPCILLANKCDQQKEGIVNSPAKMDEYCREKGFAGWFETSAKENINIEEAARSLVNKILLNDKLLQNNDKDGERIALDHKIANGENSRDLGGNKSCAC
- the LOC110993121 gene encoding ras-related protein Rab-32 isoform X2: MTFEETADECYLTVCECCGFSAETSLLYPSHATSSTERREHLYKILVIGELGTGKTSIIKRYVHQFFSQHYRATIGVDFALKVLNWDANTIIRLQLWDIAGQERFGNMTRVYYKEAVGAFIVFDVSRVATFDAVVKWKNDLDTKVQLPDGSPIPCILLANKCDQQKEGIVNSPAKMDEYCREKGFAGWFETSAKENINIEEAARSLVNKILLNDKLLQNNDKDGERIALDHKIANGENSRDLGGNKSCAC
- the LOC110993121 gene encoding ras-related protein Rab-32 isoform X8 — encoded protein: MSHATSSTERREHLYKILVIGELGTGKTSIIKRYVHQFFSQHYRATIGVDFALKVLNWDANTIIRLQLWDIAGQERFGNMTRVYYKEAVGAFIVFDVSRVATFDAVVKWKNDLDTKVQLPDGSPIPCILLANKCDQQKEGIVNSPAKMDEYCREKGFAGWFETSAKENINIEEAARSLVNKILLNDKLLQNNDKDGERIALDHKIANGENSRDLGGNKSCAC
- the LOC110993121 gene encoding ras-related protein Rab-32 isoform X5; this encodes MPSSRNGKRSLQSHATSSTERREHLYKILVIGELGTGKTSIIKRYVHQFFSQHYRATIGVDFALKVLNWDANTIIRLQLWDIAGQERFGNMTRVYYKEAVGAFIVFDVSRVATFDAVVKWKNDLDTKVQLPDGSPIPCILLANKCDQQKEGIVNSPAKMDEYCREKGFAGWFETSAKENINIEEAARSLVNKILLNDKLLQNNDKDGERIALDHKIANGENSRDLGGNKSCAC
- the LOC110993121 gene encoding ras-related protein Rab-32 isoform X4, with amino-acid sequence MLAEDALEAQVNGRLTSHATSSTERREHLYKILVIGELGTGKTSIIKRYVHQFFSQHYRATIGVDFALKVLNWDANTIIRLQLWDIAGQERFGNMTRVYYKEAVGAFIVFDVSRVATFDAVVKWKNDLDTKVQLPDGSPIPCILLANKCDQQKEGIVNSPAKMDEYCREKGFAGWFETSAKENINIEEAARSLVNKILLNDKLLQNNDKDGERIALDHKIANGENSRDLGGNKSCAC